A genomic region of Hydrogenovibrio crunogenus contains the following coding sequences:
- a CDS encoding TolC family outer membrane protein, protein MSPTQKPLQLTVIACTALLTFSFNAYAINLKEAVEDAVLHNPEFRQEVKAYQAIEAEVKAAKGGYYPSLDLNAGMGYEEVDRPGIDNIGNGLTRRETSVKLTQNLFEGFGTQDEVKRLQYRLDAQAYKTLSKANDVALQMIQAYINLLKEKKLLNLAQTNLETHLKLLDQIERRTEAGIGNQVEVDQAKARLALARSNYGAVENRFFDARAKFQRILGRMPEDNLIEPKAEFPLPKTQEEAINVALMNHPTLKSASADIAAAKMQYDLSGSNYYPRVDLEVEKTFDNNLSGIEGNNEYLQAMVRFKYNLYNGGRDSANRERTASNFQQATEVRNNTHRQVIENLKYAWNAKVYINNQLDYMRQHIKLTRDTLNGYRKQFSLGRRSLLDLLNTENEYINGLNTLVSSEADQLTAKYRILNATGHLLNTMGIDYDFIQSSETP, encoded by the coding sequence ATGTCACCGACTCAAAAACCATTACAACTGACGGTAATAGCCTGTACGGCTTTACTTACTTTTTCGTTTAATGCTTACGCCATTAATTTAAAAGAAGCCGTTGAAGACGCTGTTCTCCATAACCCTGAATTTCGACAAGAAGTGAAAGCGTACCAAGCCATAGAAGCTGAAGTGAAAGCAGCCAAAGGCGGATATTATCCCAGTCTCGACTTAAATGCCGGGATGGGATATGAGGAAGTCGATCGCCCAGGCATCGACAACATTGGCAATGGCTTAACGCGCAGAGAAACGTCCGTTAAATTAACTCAAAATCTGTTCGAAGGGTTTGGCACGCAAGATGAAGTCAAACGCTTGCAATATCGTCTTGATGCACAAGCCTACAAAACGCTTTCCAAAGCAAATGATGTCGCCTTACAAATGATTCAAGCTTATATTAATTTATTAAAAGAAAAAAAATTATTGAATTTGGCGCAAACGAATCTGGAAACCCACTTAAAACTGTTAGACCAAATCGAACGACGTACCGAAGCGGGCATCGGGAATCAGGTTGAAGTCGACCAAGCCAAAGCGCGTTTAGCTTTAGCTCGATCAAACTATGGCGCGGTCGAAAATAGATTCTTTGATGCCCGAGCTAAATTTCAACGTATCTTGGGACGAATGCCGGAAGACAACCTAATCGAACCAAAAGCGGAATTTCCATTGCCTAAAACACAAGAAGAGGCCATCAATGTTGCCCTGATGAACCACCCGACCTTAAAATCCGCCAGTGCGGACATCGCTGCGGCTAAAATGCAATATGATTTATCAGGTTCCAACTACTATCCACGCGTTGACTTGGAAGTTGAAAAGACGTTCGACAATAACTTGTCTGGCATTGAAGGCAACAACGAATACCTTCAAGCCATGGTGCGTTTTAAATACAACCTCTACAACGGGGGGCGAGACAGTGCCAACCGAGAAAGAACAGCGAGCAATTTTCAACAAGCGACCGAAGTTCGGAACAACACGCACCGGCAAGTGATTGAGAATTTAAAATACGCCTGGAACGCCAAGGTTTACATCAACAATCAACTTGATTACATGCGTCAGCATATCAAACTGACACGAGATACACTGAATGGGTATCGAAAACAGTTCAGTTTGGGACGGCGCTCTTTATTGGATTTATTGAATACCGAAAATGAATACATTAACGGGCTTAATACCTTAGTCAGTAGTGAAGCGGATCAGCTAACGGCTAAGTACCGTATCTTAAATGCCACTGGCCACTTATTGAATACCATGGGAATCGATTATGATTTTATTCAATCCTCAGAAACGCCATAA
- a CDS encoding response regulator transcription factor, which produces MKQLLLYVQDPHALKNWSKVSSLPKQILYTLEMDTQARPVTDYLLMIQLTDSPANDVEIENALLQGYTVLLFSNQPTAEEGMAWFKKGIKGYLNTFALPSRIEQALNTILAGNIWLGQNVMQSIIQSVSSSQPQQNDSWKELLSAREIETMEWILQGKSNHEIAEQMIISERTVKAHVHSLLEKLNAKDRLNLVIKIQNWHKNAL; this is translated from the coding sequence ATGAAGCAGTTACTCCTATACGTCCAAGACCCCCATGCACTCAAAAACTGGTCCAAGGTCTCTTCATTGCCAAAACAAATTTTATATACCTTAGAAATGGACACTCAAGCTCGTCCTGTAACCGACTATTTATTGATGATACAACTGACCGATAGCCCTGCCAATGATGTCGAAATCGAAAACGCACTTTTGCAAGGCTATACGGTGTTACTTTTTTCAAACCAACCCACAGCGGAAGAAGGCATGGCTTGGTTTAAAAAAGGCATAAAAGGATATTTAAATACGTTTGCTCTACCCTCTAGAATAGAACAGGCGCTTAACACTATTCTCGCCGGGAACATTTGGCTTGGACAAAATGTGATGCAGAGCATCATACAGTCAGTTTCATCAAGCCAGCCACAACAAAATGATTCCTGGAAAGAATTGTTATCTGCTCGGGAAATTGAAACCATGGAATGGATTCTGCAAGGAAAAAGTAACCATGAAATTGCTGAACAGATGATAATTAGTGAACGAACTGTCAAAGCTCATGTTCACAGTTTATTAGAAAAACTCAATGCCAAAGATCGCTTAAATCTAGTCATAAAAATACAAAATTGGCACAAAAATGCACTCTAA
- a CDS encoding TnsA endonuclease N-terminal domain-containing protein: MFAVPARKIPLNYRNITGYVHSDKSDEYTHFEASLERNALLLCEFDEQVEKFKTQPRRFEFTHNGKKRHYTPDILIKFKDGLSLYVEVKYRNDLKKDWDKLKPKFKAAIQELKSEPNTRFKIWTEQEINTPFLKNVTFLLPYKNRPYEEYQLATIQKILSRGQPASIKELLALCSTNEMEQAEFLNTLWYAIANQLVLTDLSIPLNMNQLTWLKGYHFEDKINE; this comes from the coding sequence ATGTTTGCCGTGCCTGCAAGAAAAATTCCATTAAACTATCGTAACATTACAGGCTATGTTCACAGTGATAAAAGTGATGAATATACTCACTTTGAAGCTAGCCTTGAACGCAATGCCCTACTTTTGTGTGAATTTGACGAACAAGTTGAGAAATTCAAAACACAGCCAAGACGATTTGAATTCACCCACAATGGTAAAAAAAGACATTATACGCCAGATATTTTGATTAAGTTCAAAGATGGGTTATCACTGTATGTCGAAGTTAAATACAGAAATGATCTTAAAAAAGATTGGGATAAATTAAAGCCAAAATTCAAGGCTGCGATACAGGAACTAAAATCAGAACCTAACACGCGCTTTAAGATATGGACTGAACAAGAAATTAACACACCATTTTTAAAAAATGTCACCTTTTTACTCCCATACAAAAACCGTCCATACGAAGAATATCAGCTGGCAACCATTCAAAAAATTTTATCCAGAGGGCAACCTGCGTCAATCAAGGAACTTTTAGCACTATGTTCTACCAATGAGATGGAACAAGCGGAATTCCTAAATACTCTCTGGTATGCAATCGCAAATCAACTCGTCCTAACGGACTTATCTATACCGCTCAATATGAATCAACTTACCTGGTTAAAGGGCTATCATTTCGAGGATAAGATCAATGAGTGA
- a CDS encoding magnesium chelatase subunit ChlI family protein, whose protein sequence is MTHLPSILSFNSVVDSCQDTPEQVLRYRRKISGPLLDRIDCHLEVPPVDFDALSGEREKGAETSAEVRERVMTCQTLQKTRQGCLNTELTPKQLEQYVTLQSDSKKLLEQAVNRMGMSARGYHRILRVARTLADMQQQEAVQMAHIAESISYRSLDKSL, encoded by the coding sequence ATGACTCATTTACCATCAATATTATCATTTAATTCTGTAGTTGACAGTTGTCAGGATACGCCGGAACAAGTTTTACGTTATCGACGCAAAATATCAGGCCCTTTATTGGATAGGATTGATTGTCATCTAGAAGTGCCGCCTGTTGATTTTGACGCATTAAGTGGTGAGCGAGAAAAGGGGGCGGAAACAAGTGCTGAAGTGCGCGAACGCGTTATGACATGCCAAACATTGCAAAAAACTCGGCAAGGCTGCCTAAACACCGAACTCACTCCAAAACAGCTGGAGCAATATGTCACGTTACAGTCAGATTCAAAAAAATTGTTGGAGCAGGCTGTTAATCGTATGGGCATGTCGGCTAGAGGGTATCACCGTATTTTGCGTGTCGCGCGTACTTTAGCAGATATGCAGCAACAAGAAGCCGTCCAGATGGCGCATATTGCAGAGTCTATTTCATACCGTTCTTTGGATAAGTCGCTTTAA
- a CDS encoding bifunctional diguanylate cyclase/phosphodiesterase, whose translation MSLSKQMMLFITAMLVILLLGTFLLNLNNTRSFLEAQLQSHAQDTATSLGLSLSSVADPADSSSMETMINAVFDRGYYSHITMLDMDGKLIYEKNNTQKINGIPNWFIDLISIEAPDAEALVQSGWVPIGHLVVQSHPGYAYIELWKTALSLLLWFLIAAGVAIGFAAYALRVMLAPLKKMEKQAEAIVRKEYLLQDALPGTIEFKRVVSAMNAMVHKMKTVFDRDAQHAEKLQKLAYQDGVTGLSNRRHFEMNIDALLDKQAEASPGTICLIRIHHLKELNDQFGYMAGDNLVKALADKMTHNLNFENSFYARLNGSELLTIMPTISGKKLSKPVSEICQSIPKVLSHLKASESTISISVAYLDYSPGDDRSHLLAQLDFATKEADQLGQNQFFYYQPEKVNAENDTRWKEMLNDAIENKRFILFQQAAYDENRKIYNREALLRLKDKNNTIHPASFFIPAIRKLNKMDEIDKLAVSLAVTYLSKHRLFHGERLAINLGQCVIRDQTLQDWLFQQLDTVDSNQIAIEIPEAIINANRNEARSLIEKIKSAGIHFGLDHFGNRFTDMNYIQEFRPDYIKLDTSFSKAIEEDDQTRYYVSSLCDMSESLDIQIIAMSIETETQLQAFKELGIHHFQGYYFGAPKTL comes from the coding sequence ATGAGCTTGAGTAAACAAATGATGCTTTTTATCACGGCAATGCTGGTTATTTTGCTACTGGGTACGTTTTTACTCAATTTAAACAATACCCGTTCTTTTTTGGAAGCCCAGCTACAATCGCATGCCCAGGACACAGCGACTTCTTTGGGGTTGTCTCTAAGTTCGGTCGCCGACCCGGCAGATTCTTCCAGTATGGAGACTATGATTAACGCTGTCTTTGACCGCGGCTATTATTCCCACATCACGATGTTGGATATGGATGGAAAACTGATTTACGAAAAAAACAACACCCAAAAAATAAACGGCATACCAAACTGGTTCATCGACCTTATTTCAATTGAGGCGCCTGATGCAGAAGCCCTCGTTCAATCCGGCTGGGTTCCTATCGGACATCTGGTCGTTCAAAGTCATCCCGGTTATGCCTATATTGAACTATGGAAAACGGCTCTCTCTTTGCTGCTTTGGTTTTTGATAGCCGCAGGGGTTGCCATCGGATTTGCAGCCTATGCCTTGCGTGTCATGCTGGCACCTTTAAAGAAAATGGAAAAACAAGCTGAGGCGATTGTTCGTAAGGAATACCTTCTACAGGACGCCTTACCAGGAACCATTGAATTTAAGCGTGTGGTCTCGGCGATGAATGCCATGGTACATAAAATGAAGACTGTTTTTGACCGAGATGCACAACACGCTGAAAAACTACAAAAACTTGCCTATCAGGACGGCGTCACAGGGTTAAGTAACCGTCGACATTTTGAAATGAATATCGATGCCTTGCTAGACAAACAAGCTGAAGCCTCACCAGGAACGATTTGTCTTATTCGCATTCATCATTTAAAAGAATTAAATGATCAATTCGGTTATATGGCCGGGGATAATTTAGTCAAAGCCTTAGCCGATAAAATGACGCATAACTTAAACTTTGAGAACAGTTTTTATGCCCGTTTAAATGGCTCGGAATTACTGACGATCATGCCAACCATTTCAGGCAAGAAATTATCCAAACCGGTTTCGGAAATATGTCAATCCATACCAAAGGTTTTAAGTCATTTAAAAGCGTCTGAGTCAACAATCAGTATCTCTGTCGCCTATCTTGACTATTCACCAGGAGATGATCGTAGCCACTTATTAGCCCAACTGGACTTTGCCACCAAGGAAGCCGACCAACTTGGACAAAACCAATTCTTTTATTACCAGCCTGAAAAAGTCAATGCTGAAAATGACACTCGTTGGAAAGAGATGCTGAACGATGCAATCGAAAACAAACGGTTTATTTTATTCCAACAAGCGGCTTATGATGAAAACCGAAAAATTTACAACCGAGAAGCCTTGCTGCGGTTAAAAGATAAAAACAACACCATACACCCAGCCAGTTTTTTCATTCCCGCCATCCGAAAACTGAACAAAATGGATGAAATTGATAAACTCGCTGTTTCTTTAGCTGTGACTTATTTATCCAAGCATCGCTTATTCCATGGAGAGCGACTTGCCATCAACTTAGGGCAGTGTGTCATTCGAGATCAAACATTACAAGATTGGTTATTTCAGCAACTTGACACTGTAGACTCGAACCAAATTGCAATCGAAATTCCTGAAGCGATTATCAATGCCAACAGAAACGAAGCTCGCTCCCTAATTGAAAAGATTAAAAGCGCCGGCATTCACTTTGGGCTAGATCATTTTGGTAATCGTTTTACCGACATGAATTACATCCAGGAGTTCCGCCCGGACTATATCAAGCTGGATACGTCATTTTCAAAAGCGATTGAAGAAGACGATCAGACCCGATATTACGTTTCCAGCCTGTGCGACATGTCCGAAAGTTTGGATATTCAGATCATTGCGATGTCGATTGAAACAGAAACGCAGCTTCAAGCATTTAAAGAATTAGGGATTCACCACTTTCAAGGGTATTATTTCGGCGCGCCCAAAACCTTATAA
- a CDS encoding type I secretion system permease/ATPase, whose translation MENDQASAAPQSEEVHTETSTADLGQPVIDFKDPLLDCLVIYTKLNRHPFSKDALISGLPLANHDRLTPELFIRAAERANIVASFKKRALQDIPNLVMPCILTLKNNQACLLEKIDFDTEKATIILSDAPDGRLDVDLHQLEKDYLGYAIYFTEKFQQASKKEDLISTGQGHWFWHTFWDNRGIYRDVLIASVIINIFVLANPLFVMNVYDRIVPNNAVESLWVLAIGISVVYMFDILLKFLRSYFLEMAGKKSDVIMSSKLFEQTLGLTMANRQGSIGAFANNLKEFDSIRNFFTSGTIASLVDLPFVIIFLLVIFFIAGQIVLVPIAIIGLILVYSIVMKKPIQSSVEATYEASSQKNAVLIETLTAIETIKSLGVEAHSQWKWEQAVGEIARASLKSKMLQSSIGRVTGFMQQMSTVVIVLVGVYLIKDGLLTMGGLIATVMLSQRAIGPMGQFASLTSTYQQTKTALDSLNELMKKEVERPAGKRFIQHPVFEGTIEFVDVTFTYPGETKPALNNVSFKLNPGEKLGIIGRIGSGKSTVEKLILGFYHVDSGSILIDGIDITQLDPAELRRNINYVPQDVTLFSGDVRENIAYRAPYVEDSEILRAAKLAGVDDFIKTHPSGYSLKINEGGGSLSGGQRQSIGVARALLLDTPIYLFDEPTNAMDANTEQTMIDRLKKGTLKNTTIVVTHKMSLLQLVDRLIVMSNGKVIADGSKATVLEALKTGRINKA comes from the coding sequence ATGGAAAATGACCAAGCCTCTGCTGCCCCCCAAAGCGAAGAAGTTCACACAGAAACTTCGACAGCAGATCTAGGACAACCCGTAATCGATTTTAAAGACCCTTTATTGGATTGTTTGGTGATCTATACCAAGCTGAATCGGCACCCCTTTTCCAAAGATGCTCTAATATCAGGGTTACCTTTAGCAAACCATGACCGCTTAACCCCTGAGTTATTTATCCGTGCAGCTGAACGAGCCAATATTGTCGCCAGCTTTAAAAAGCGCGCTTTACAAGATATTCCCAACCTAGTCATGCCCTGTATCCTGACATTAAAAAATAACCAGGCCTGCCTACTAGAAAAAATCGATTTTGATACTGAAAAAGCGACGATAATACTCTCGGATGCCCCTGATGGCCGCCTCGATGTCGATTTACACCAACTGGAAAAAGACTATTTAGGCTATGCCATTTACTTTACTGAAAAATTTCAACAAGCCTCTAAAAAAGAAGACCTGATTTCAACAGGTCAAGGGCACTGGTTTTGGCATACTTTCTGGGACAACCGCGGCATTTACCGCGATGTCTTAATCGCCTCGGTGATTATCAATATTTTTGTGTTGGCCAACCCGTTATTTGTGATGAACGTGTATGACCGCATTGTACCGAATAATGCCGTCGAATCGCTTTGGGTGCTTGCAATCGGTATCAGTGTCGTCTACATGTTCGATATTCTTTTGAAATTTCTTCGTTCTTATTTCTTAGAAATGGCCGGCAAAAAAAGTGATGTCATCATGTCTTCGAAACTGTTTGAACAAACCCTTGGACTGACCATGGCGAACCGACAAGGTTCAATTGGTGCTTTCGCCAATAACTTAAAAGAATTTGACAGCATTCGTAACTTCTTTACTTCCGGCACCATTGCCTCTTTAGTCGACCTCCCCTTTGTTATCATTTTCTTATTGGTTATTTTCTTTATTGCGGGCCAAATCGTCCTGGTTCCAATCGCTATCATCGGCTTAATTCTGGTGTATAGCATCGTCATGAAAAAACCCATTCAAAGTAGTGTTGAAGCGACTTATGAAGCCTCATCACAAAAAAACGCTGTTTTAATTGAAACATTAACCGCCATTGAAACCATTAAATCACTTGGTGTTGAAGCCCACTCTCAATGGAAATGGGAACAGGCGGTAGGTGAGATTGCACGTGCCAGTTTAAAATCTAAGATGCTACAAAGTTCGATTGGCCGCGTGACCGGTTTTATGCAACAAATGAGTACGGTTGTAATTGTTCTGGTAGGGGTTTACCTGATAAAGGATGGACTTTTAACGATGGGGGGGTTGATTGCTACCGTCATGTTAAGCCAAAGAGCCATTGGCCCGATGGGACAATTTGCCAGCTTAACATCAACCTATCAACAAACCAAAACCGCTCTGGATTCGCTGAATGAGCTAATGAAAAAAGAAGTGGAACGTCCGGCAGGTAAACGCTTTATTCAGCACCCTGTTTTTGAAGGCACCATTGAATTTGTCGACGTCACTTTTACCTACCCCGGGGAAACCAAACCGGCTTTGAATAACGTGTCATTTAAACTGAACCCTGGCGAGAAATTGGGGATTATCGGGCGAATCGGTTCTGGAAAATCCACCGTCGAAAAGCTCATTCTCGGTTTTTACCATGTCGATTCCGGTTCCATCTTAATTGATGGCATTGACATCACTCAGCTCGATCCAGCTGAATTAAGACGCAACATAAACTATGTGCCGCAAGATGTGACCTTATTCAGTGGCGACGTCCGTGAAAATATCGCCTATCGAGCACCTTACGTTGAAGACAGTGAAATTTTACGAGCAGCCAAACTAGCAGGTGTGGACGACTTCATTAAAACCCACCCTTCCGGCTACAGTTTAAAAATTAATGAAGGGGGTGGATCTTTATCGGGTGGTCAACGCCAAAGTATCGGGGTGGCCCGCGCCTTATTACTCGACACCCCCATTTATCTATTTGATGAACCCACGAATGCAATGGATGCCAATACCGAACAAACCATGATAGACCGCCTTAAAAAAGGCACTTTGAAAAACACGACAATCGTAGTGACACATAAAATGAGTTTGTTACAGCTTGTCGATCGTTTAATCGTCATGAGTAATGGTAAAGTGATTGCAGATGGTTCAAAAGCAACCGTACTGGAAGCCTTGAAGACTGGACGGATTAACAAAGCATAA
- a CDS encoding sulfite exporter TauE/SafE family protein, whose product MMESIYLTALMVGLLGGIHCLGMCGGVVGSLTFNLKPEVQLSWWRMFPYQLSYNAGRLTSYVLIGSLFGFLGNSLISLTSFLPLQQTLQIIAGLFMIVLGLYLGGWWNGIVAVERLGQGVWKRLAPLTKKMMPVQNFYQAWLYGLVWGWLPCGLVYSMLIMALSAGGGLEGGLVMLAFGLGTLPNLLLMGSFAFFFTKLARTLWVRRLAGFLVIVMGGVQLYWSTTLQLS is encoded by the coding sequence ATGATGGAATCTATTTATTTAACCGCATTGATGGTTGGTTTGTTGGGTGGGATTCATTGCTTGGGGATGTGTGGCGGTGTCGTTGGGTCCTTAACCTTTAATCTCAAGCCAGAGGTTCAATTGAGCTGGTGGCGTATGTTTCCTTACCAGCTAAGTTATAACGCGGGACGCTTGACCAGTTATGTTTTAATTGGTTCATTATTTGGTTTTCTTGGCAATTCCTTGATTTCATTGACTTCTTTCCTGCCGTTGCAACAAACTTTGCAGATAATCGCCGGTTTGTTTATGATCGTTTTAGGCTTATATTTAGGTGGCTGGTGGAATGGTATTGTTGCTGTTGAGCGGCTTGGACAGGGAGTTTGGAAGCGTCTGGCTCCGTTGACCAAAAAGATGATGCCGGTGCAAAATTTCTACCAGGCCTGGCTTTATGGCTTGGTGTGGGGCTGGCTGCCTTGCGGACTGGTTTACAGTATGCTGATTATGGCACTCAGTGCTGGCGGCGGACTGGAAGGCGGTCTGGTCATGTTGGCATTTGGGTTAGGCACATTACCAAACCTATTGTTAATGGGAAGTTTTGCTTTTTTCTTTACCAAGTTAGCCAGAACTTTATGGGTTCGTCGTTTGGCAGGGTTTTTAGTAATTGTAATGGGGGGCGTTCAACTGTATTGGTCCACCACCTTACAGTTGAGCTAA
- a CDS encoding transglutaminase-like cysteine peptidase, which produces MFSSISLSWAAPSKAPQVITQQEIQKVTQQYGLLAANRLKAWQELVNENYQKPENIKLDKVNRFFNEARFVSDAEHWKQKDYWATPVELLATDAGDCEDFVIAKYFTLKAMGVAESKLYLTYVKAIRLRQAHMVLTYFKTPKSIPLVLDNINYRIVPATQRRDLIPIYSFNGDGLWLSKQRGKGAPVKGGTQKLENWNRLLKRMQQ; this is translated from the coding sequence TTGTTTAGCTCCATATCTCTCAGTTGGGCGGCCCCTTCAAAGGCACCACAGGTCATTACCCAACAAGAAATTCAAAAGGTAACACAGCAGTATGGTCTATTAGCGGCCAACCGATTAAAGGCCTGGCAAGAATTGGTAAATGAAAACTACCAGAAGCCCGAAAATATAAAACTGGACAAAGTGAATCGCTTTTTCAATGAAGCCAGGTTTGTTTCCGATGCGGAACATTGGAAACAAAAAGATTATTGGGCGACCCCAGTTGAATTATTGGCAACGGATGCTGGAGACTGTGAAGATTTCGTGATTGCAAAGTACTTTACGTTAAAAGCCATGGGGGTGGCTGAATCGAAGCTATACCTCACCTACGTTAAAGCCATCCGGCTTCGACAAGCCCATATGGTCTTAACGTATTTTAAAACACCCAAATCGATCCCATTGGTTTTAGACAATATCAATTACCGAATTGTGCCTGCAACACAACGCCGAGATCTTATTCCGATTTACAGTTTTAATGGTGATGGACTATGGCTATCGAAACAACGAGGCAAAGGGGCGCCTGTAAAAGGAGGCACTCAAAAGTTAGAAAACTGGAATCGATTACTCAAAAGGATGCAGCAATGA
- a CDS encoding HlyD family type I secretion periplasmic adaptor subunit, which translates to MIFKKDTTQIPHSQETPIPEEDLAFMSNLSQAALEKPTIKSQLIVWIMFLVLIWLLVWANYAELDKIVRGQGKVVPSSKIQVVQNLEGGIVENIFVHSGDKVQKGQILLKLDNTQFVSSYDETEAQLYDLRAQAARLSAEAFGKPFKIDLPSENPKVEAIFEREKQLYENQLQQLETTQKILNEKITQNRSELKEAYNQFKQLSKSYDLLQQEIEIMKPLVKEGIASEVDLLKTRREANDAYSQLQTTQNSIPRLKSIINESINKKQEAKQKFRNEAQQELNTVLAKLSQLESSKTALEDRVRRTSITSPVNGTISELLVTTIGEVIQPGSDIIKIVPLDDSLVLETKISPADIGFVYPGLKAKIKFTAYDFAIYGGLDGTVEKISADTILDEEGNSFYIARIKTDRNYLGSEKNPLSLLPGMTATVDVVVGKHTILEYLIKPIIKAKDLALRES; encoded by the coding sequence ATGATATTCAAAAAAGACACGACTCAAATACCACATTCACAAGAGACACCGATCCCGGAAGAGGATTTGGCGTTCATGTCGAACTTGAGTCAAGCGGCACTCGAAAAGCCAACCATCAAATCTCAGCTGATTGTCTGGATCATGTTTTTAGTACTCATCTGGTTATTGGTTTGGGCCAATTACGCTGAGCTCGATAAGATTGTTCGTGGACAAGGCAAGGTGGTTCCTTCTTCAAAAATTCAAGTGGTTCAAAATTTAGAAGGCGGTATTGTTGAAAACATTTTTGTACACTCGGGTGATAAAGTGCAAAAAGGTCAAATCTTGTTAAAACTCGATAATACCCAATTCGTCAGCTCTTATGATGAAACCGAGGCACAGCTTTATGACTTAAGAGCTCAAGCGGCTCGACTATCTGCGGAAGCATTCGGCAAACCGTTTAAAATCGACCTCCCTTCTGAAAACCCAAAAGTCGAAGCCATTTTTGAGCGTGAAAAGCAACTTTATGAAAATCAATTACAACAGCTTGAAACCACTCAAAAAATTCTAAACGAAAAAATCACACAGAACCGTTCTGAACTTAAGGAAGCCTATAACCAATTCAAACAACTGTCTAAGTCTTATGATTTATTACAACAAGAAATCGAAATCATGAAGCCATTAGTCAAAGAAGGGATCGCTTCCGAGGTCGATTTGTTGAAAACGCGCCGTGAAGCCAATGATGCCTATTCGCAATTACAGACAACCCAGAACTCAATTCCGCGTTTAAAATCGATCATCAATGAATCCATTAATAAAAAACAAGAAGCAAAGCAAAAATTTCGCAATGAAGCACAACAGGAATTGAATACCGTGCTTGCAAAACTGTCCCAGCTTGAAAGCTCTAAAACGGCTTTGGAAGACCGGGTCCGTCGAACCAGCATTACCTCACCGGTCAATGGCACCATCAGCGAACTGTTGGTGACCACCATTGGTGAGGTCATTCAACCGGGGAGCGACATTATTAAAATCGTTCCGTTGGATGATTCTCTTGTGCTTGAAACCAAAATTTCACCGGCCGATATCGGTTTTGTGTACCCTGGCCTCAAGGCTAAGATAAAATTCACCGCTTATGACTTCGCCATTTATGGTGGACTGGATGGCACGGTAGAAAAAATTTCAGCCGATACCATTTTGGATGAAGAAGGAAATAGCTTTTATATCGCCCGTATAAAAACGGATAGGAACTACCTTGGCTCAGAAAAAAATCCATTGTCTTTGTTACCTGGCATGACGGCAACGGTCGATGTGGTGGTCGGTAAGCATACGATATTGGAGTATTTAATCAAGCCAATTATCAAAGCTAAAGATTTGGCACTCAGAGAGTCTTAA